The Pedobacter mucosus genome window below encodes:
- a CDS encoding sensor histidine kinase, whose amino-acid sequence MTLDKKSGYRKNSSLGITFIVLISILFILSLFLAFNFSKKSIENEFVSEKVNVLEQSIKPYNDFFQNKMPEISYYNGFLDSATASKFVDTVIIKYPFISKVTFYDTEVKNSPVKDGMNVGRLSIGPKSIFQFGKNIQPDSIKLFSEDDTRSFKVGDDFNAMAYKLVTFVDRLDTVDVPTQEELFTNFSVVSSNDNKITYLNIPRREDLKIYKDMMQGRLNPSPVYQQDMLVFQLDAAKLKVENTRPLLYQSIKVEPLTYDPIDTSEENIVTEIALPGAFSNFKLYFTSSKSYIKKEIFIYFMPIALVLLLVYGVLLLVAFLIYRNLNINSKMFKLQYDFVNNLTHEFKTPVSVIKIAGNNIKSAVSLSEKELNLYGRILDEEADKLNGLMNKLLAFTQIENKAIKLNQEEVNIIDFIESTIESHTLKHPNFKMTYEVVGFKTFITDPVLLGSLFDNLAENAYKYSRPESKNLNISAKLIKGVLVFRFADKGIGIPASELNNIFKKFFRIQNEYNQMGSVGLGLAFCKELVNFMEGEISVKSKVGSGTEFKIVLPYNN is encoded by the coding sequence ATGACTTTAGATAAAAAAAGTGGCTACCGTAAAAATTCCTCTCTCGGCATTACCTTTATTGTTCTTATTTCCATTTTATTTATTTTATCGCTATTTCTAGCTTTTAATTTTAGTAAAAAATCAATTGAAAACGAATTCGTATCTGAAAAGGTAAATGTTTTAGAGCAAAGTATTAAGCCTTATAACGATTTTTTTCAGAACAAAATGCCTGAAATTTCTTACTACAACGGCTTTCTCGATTCTGCAACTGCATCTAAATTTGTTGATACCGTAATTATTAAATATCCGTTTATTTCAAAAGTTACTTTTTACGATACGGAAGTAAAAAATTCACCGGTTAAAGATGGGATGAATGTTGGTCGTTTATCTATCGGACCAAAATCCATTTTTCAATTTGGTAAAAATATACAGCCAGATTCCATCAAATTATTTTCAGAGGATGATACACGTTCGTTTAAAGTTGGAGATGATTTTAATGCAATGGCTTATAAATTAGTCACCTTTGTTGATCGTTTAGATACTGTAGATGTGCCTACACAAGAAGAGTTGTTTACTAATTTTTCCGTCGTTTCCTCAAATGATAATAAGATAACGTATTTAAATATCCCGCGTAGAGAAGATCTCAAAATTTATAAAGATATGATGCAGGGAAGGCTAAATCCTTCTCCTGTTTACCAGCAGGATATGTTGGTTTTTCAGCTGGATGCTGCTAAATTGAAAGTTGAAAATACGCGGCCGCTATTGTATCAAAGTATAAAAGTAGAACCTTTAACTTATGATCCGATAGATACATCTGAAGAAAATATTGTGACAGAAATTGCGCTCCCGGGTGCATTTTCAAATTTCAAGCTCTATTTCACTTCTTCAAAATCGTACATAAAAAAAGAAATTTTTATATACTTTATGCCTATTGCCCTTGTTTTACTATTGGTATATGGCGTTTTGCTATTAGTTGCATTTTTAATATATCGAAATTTAAATATCAATAGCAAAATGTTTAAACTTCAATATGATTTTGTTAATAACCTAACCCACGAGTTTAAAACGCCAGTAAGTGTAATAAAAATCGCAGGGAATAATATTAAAAGCGCAGTTAGTTTATCAGAGAAAGAGTTAAATCTTTATGGTAGAATTTTGGATGAAGAGGCCGATAAGTTAAATGGTTTAATGAATAAATTGTTGGCCTTCACACAAATCGAAAATAAAGCAATAAAGCTGAACCAGGAAGAAGTAAACATTATCGATTTTATAGAAAGCACAATTGAATCGCATACCTTAAAACACCCAAATTTCAAAATGACTTATGAGGTGGTCGGCTTTAAAACGTTTATTACTGATCCGGTTTTATTGGGTAGCCTGTTCGATAATTTGGCCGAAAATGCATACAAATATTCCAGACCTGAAAGTAAAAATTTAAACATTAGTGCAAAGCTGATAAAAGGCGTTTTAGTTTTTCGCTTTGCGGATAAAGGAATAGGCATTCCAGCATCTGAATTAAATAATATTTTTAAAAAGTTTTTTAGAATTCAAAATGAATATAATCAGATGGGAAGTGTGGGCTTAGGTTTGGCTTTTTGTAAAGAACTGGTTAACTTTATGGAGGGAGAAATATCAGTTAAAAGTAAAGTAGGTAGCGGCACGGAGTTTAAAATTGTACTTCCTTATAATAATTGA
- a CDS encoding S9 family peptidase, with protein MIKRILILVLVALFCACKGFKNEETIPVDDFFKTQDKAFYRISPDGKSFSYLKLQDKKLDLFVEDLATGNSVQLTHLTEKNISFYFWTSNNELIYYTEDGSKERKSDLFVINKDGTKQVQLSNNEETKIRVIEDQLIDDKYIIVASNKRDSTVFDVYRLNVRNGKMNIAAKNPGNITEWMTDSKGVLKIAVASDGVNETLMYRENENQAFAPVITNNFETTLQPIAFSEDQPNVLYVISNVNRDKNALVALDLKTGKEKQVLFANDTLNVVDAKFSKTKKKMIFVTCETWKKNKYYLDDSTKNTYSKIDRLLPGTEWRIMDKDKADNVFIVRTFTDKNPGSYYLYSSNGHKLKKLTDINSSIKEDEMCEMKPICYKSKDSLIINGYLTLPKNKKATNLPVVVLPHNGPGLRNSWGYNAEVQFLANRGFAVLQVNYRGSTGYGKSFYAAGFKEWSDKIQEDVNDGVKWLIKNKIANPKKVAIYGNGFGGYIALNCLYKNPDLYNCGGSNSGVINLFSYLKTIPPFQKSNLQMYYEIVGNPITDTDYMRFASPVFHADRFKAPVFIAQNPKDPQVNVAEGVQFIKELKKRNVPVTYIEKEEGPNPIMRQQGRTALYKALEEFLQKNLNKK; from the coding sequence ATGATAAAAAGAATTTTAATATTGGTTTTAGTCGCCTTGTTTTGTGCCTGTAAAGGCTTTAAAAATGAGGAAACTATTCCTGTTGACGATTTTTTTAAAACGCAAGACAAAGCTTTTTACCGAATTTCTCCAGATGGAAAAAGTTTTTCATACCTAAAACTTCAGGATAAGAAACTTGATCTTTTTGTTGAAGATTTGGCTACAGGAAACAGTGTTCAGCTTACCCATTTAACCGAAAAAAATATAAGTTTTTATTTCTGGACAAGCAATAACGAATTGATATATTATACGGAGGATGGTTCGAAAGAGCGAAAATCAGATCTTTTTGTTATTAATAAAGACGGGACGAAGCAGGTTCAATTAAGCAATAACGAGGAAACAAAAATCAGGGTTATAGAAGATCAATTAATTGATGATAAATACATAATAGTTGCTTCTAATAAGCGTGATTCTACGGTTTTTGACGTTTACCGGCTAAATGTTCGTAATGGGAAAATGAATATAGCCGCTAAAAACCCAGGTAATATTACCGAATGGATGACAGACAGTAAAGGTGTTTTAAAAATCGCGGTGGCAAGTGATGGCGTAAATGAAACCTTGATGTATAGGGAAAATGAAAATCAGGCTTTTGCTCCAGTTATTACCAATAATTTTGAAACTACATTACAGCCGATTGCCTTTTCAGAAGATCAACCAAATGTTTTATATGTAATTTCTAACGTTAATCGTGATAAGAATGCGCTTGTTGCCTTGGATTTAAAAACAGGAAAGGAAAAACAAGTGCTTTTTGCAAATGATACTTTAAATGTTGTGGATGCAAAATTTTCTAAAACGAAGAAAAAAATGATCTTCGTAACTTGCGAAACTTGGAAAAAAAACAAATATTATTTGGATGATAGTACGAAAAATACTTATTCAAAAATAGATCGCCTTTTGCCGGGAACGGAATGGCGAATTATGGATAAGGATAAGGCAGATAACGTTTTTATCGTTAGAACATTTACGGATAAGAATCCGGGATCGTATTATTTATATTCATCAAATGGGCATAAGCTGAAAAAACTTACCGACATCAATTCATCAATCAAAGAAGATGAAATGTGTGAGATGAAACCGATTTGTTATAAAAGCAAGGATAGCTTAATTATAAACGGCTATTTAACGTTACCTAAAAACAAAAAAGCAACAAATTTACCGGTTGTGGTATTGCCACATAATGGACCAGGATTAAGAAATAGTTGGGGTTATAACGCTGAAGTACAGTTTTTGGCTAATAGAGGTTTCGCTGTTTTGCAGGTTAATTACAGGGGATCTACAGGTTATGGCAAATCTTTTTATGCCGCAGGTTTTAAAGAGTGGAGTGATAAAATACAGGAAGATGTTAATGACGGTGTAAAATGGCTGATCAAAAATAAAATTGCCAATCCAAAAAAAGTGGCCATTTATGGTAATGGTTTTGGAGGATATATTGCATTAAATTGTTTGTATAAAAATCCGGATCTTTACAATTGCGGCGGATCAAATTCTGGCGTTATTAATTTATTTAGCTATTTGAAAACAATTCCACCGTTTCAGAAATCGAATTTACAGATGTATTACGAAATTGTTGGCAATCCGATAACGGATACTGATTATATGCGTTTTGCATCGCCTGTATTCCATGCGGATCGGTTTAAAGCTCCTGTATTTATTGCTCAAAATCCTAAAGATCCTCAAGTAAATGTGGCAGAGGGTGTGCAATTTATTAAGGAACTAAAAAAGCGAAATGTGCCTGTAACTTATATAGAGAAAGAAGAAGGTCCAAATCCTATCATGCGCCAGCAGGGTAGAACAGCACTTTATAAAGCATTGGAAGAATTTTTACAGAAAAACCTAAATAAGAAATAG
- a CDS encoding tetratricopeptide repeat protein, whose translation MTRLICIIFLLLSIGTKAQILRPNQQLASDESALAIQYYQEGDYEKAAVLLEKLFSIPNNEAYFDLYFNALLKLKRYDVAEKMVKKAVKQNPSVDIYAIALGKLYQEKGDVQAANKIFTEVINSLPKDEFKIRMLANNFYRFENYDYAVQTFKQGRKILNNNELFTFELLNIYRFKKDKPMLMQEYIDVLGTMPQLLAQAEAVLPIIFEDKKDYEIFQSAILKKIQKEPDAEIYIQLLTWNYIQQQEFDMALRQLIAFDKRTKADGGTLFNTINIFTDNGAFETALKAYEYLLTKGKENPYYLPSKIESLNTKYNLQTTGKYEVANLSLLANDYQTLIDENGKNITTLFAIKRLANLHAYYLNQAPKAEKGLEEALQIPGINTMEVGQIKLNLGDVYILTNQPWEAFLIYEQVSKQFEGQSIGNEARYRSAKLSFYQGNFEYSNSQCLVLKAATSQLIANDALNLSLLITDNIQTPIDSNALKMYADAEMLLFRNLPLLAIKKMDSIAIAYPQNSLMDAVMMSKAKIFIKSNDFQKAADILKKVTEEFKDGIWTDDALFTLGDLYEKKLNDIAQAKIYFQKLITDYPGSMFSAEARKRFRNLRGDGV comes from the coding sequence ATGACCCGTCTGATTTGCATTATCTTTTTATTATTATCCATTGGAACGAAGGCACAAATCCTTCGTCCGAACCAACAGTTGGCTTCAGATGAAAGTGCATTAGCAATCCAATATTATCAGGAAGGAGATTATGAAAAAGCTGCTGTTTTACTAGAAAAACTATTCTCAATACCAAATAACGAAGCTTATTTTGATTTATACTTTAATGCATTACTAAAATTGAAAAGGTATGATGTTGCCGAAAAAATGGTGAAAAAAGCAGTAAAGCAAAACCCATCGGTTGATATATATGCTATTGCCTTAGGCAAACTTTATCAAGAAAAAGGTGATGTTCAGGCAGCTAATAAAATTTTTACCGAAGTGATTAATAGTCTTCCGAAGGATGAATTTAAAATCAGAATGCTTGCTAACAATTTTTATCGATTTGAGAATTATGATTATGCTGTGCAAACCTTTAAGCAAGGAAGAAAAATATTAAATAATAATGAACTTTTTACTTTCGAGCTCTTAAATATTTATCGATTTAAAAAAGATAAACCAATGCTAATGCAAGAGTATATTGATGTATTGGGAACCATGCCTCAATTATTAGCTCAAGCAGAAGCTGTGCTGCCTATAATTTTTGAAGACAAAAAAGATTACGAAATTTTTCAATCTGCCATATTAAAAAAAATACAAAAAGAACCAGATGCAGAGATCTACATTCAACTACTAACATGGAATTATATTCAACAGCAAGAATTTGATATGGCTTTACGCCAACTTATTGCTTTTGATAAGCGGACAAAAGCCGATGGCGGAACATTATTTAATACAATTAATATTTTCACAGATAACGGTGCATTTGAAACTGCATTGAAAGCATATGAGTATCTGCTTACAAAAGGAAAGGAAAATCCTTATTATTTACCTTCTAAAATTGAATCGCTTAACACGAAATATAACCTACAAACAACTGGCAAATATGAGGTTGCTAATCTTAGTTTACTCGCAAATGATTACCAGACTTTAATAGACGAGAATGGAAAAAATATTACAACTTTATTTGCAATAAAGAGATTAGCCAATTTGCATGCATATTATCTGAATCAAGCGCCGAAAGCAGAAAAAGGGTTAGAAGAAGCCCTACAAATCCCTGGAATAAATACGATGGAGGTTGGCCAAATTAAATTGAATTTAGGAGACGTTTATATTTTAACTAATCAACCGTGGGAAGCTTTTTTGATTTATGAACAAGTAAGTAAGCAATTTGAAGGACAATCGATTGGTAATGAAGCCCGTTACCGCAGCGCCAAACTTTCTTTTTACCAAGGTAATTTCGAGTATAGCAATAGTCAATGCTTAGTTTTAAAAGCCGCTACTTCACAATTAATAGCTAACGACGCTTTAAATTTAAGCTTGCTAATTACTGATAATATTCAAACGCCAATAGATAGCAATGCCCTAAAAATGTATGCAGATGCAGAGATGCTTTTATTTAGAAACTTGCCTTTGCTTGCTATTAAAAAAATGGACAGCATCGCAATTGCATATCCACAAAATAGCCTAATGGATGCTGTAATGATGAGTAAAGCGAAGATATTTATTAAGTCAAACGATTTTCAGAAAGCTGCAGATATTCTTAAAAAAGTGACGGAAGAATTTAAAGATGGCATCTGGACGGACGATGCCCTATTTACTTTAGGAGATCTTTATGAGAAAAAATTAAATGATATTGCGCAAGCAAAAATCTATTTTCAAAAGTTAATTACTGACTACCCAGGAAGTATGTTTAGCGCCGAAGCCCGCAAAAGATTTAGAAATTTACGAGGCGATGGCGTTTAA
- a CDS encoding DUF4286 family protein — protein sequence MLLYNVTLILEESVAEEWLQWMQETHIPQVMATGMFVSNRLLKVVDSPNEGVTYCSQYVAETQENYEQYLTVYAPALQQDLNDRFENRFVAYRTLMEFV from the coding sequence ATGCTTTTATACAATGTTACCTTAATTTTAGAAGAATCTGTTGCCGAAGAATGGTTGCAATGGATGCAAGAAACACATATTCCACAAGTTATGGCTACAGGGATGTTCGTATCAAATAGATTATTGAAAGTGGTTGATTCTCCAAACGAAGGCGTAACTTATTGTTCGCAATATGTTGCCGAAACCCAAGAAAATTATGAGCAATATTTAACTGTCTATGCGCCAGCATTACAACAGGATTTAAACGATCGTTTTGAAAATCGTTTTGTTGCTTACCGCACTTTAATGGAATTTGTTTAA
- a CDS encoding nucleotide pyrophosphohydrolase, with amino-acid sequence MTIEEAQQTVDKWITSTGIRYFNELTNTAILMEEVGEVARIMSRKYGEQSFKKSDEEVNLGEEMADVMFVLICLANQTGINLTEAFEKNLIKKSIRDADRHKNNRKINP; translated from the coding sequence ATGACAATTGAGGAAGCACAACAAACTGTAGATAAATGGATAACCTCGACCGGAATTCGTTACTTCAACGAACTCACAAATACCGCAATTTTAATGGAAGAGGTTGGTGAAGTTGCCAGAATAATGTCGCGGAAATATGGTGAGCAATCTTTTAAAAAGAGCGATGAAGAAGTAAATCTTGGAGAAGAAATGGCTGATGTAATGTTTGTATTAATTTGTCTGGCAAATCAAACCGGAATAAATTTAACTGAAGCTTTTGAAAAGAATTTAATCAAAAAAAGTATCAGGGACGCTGATCGGCATAAAAATAACAGGAAGATTAACCCCTAA
- a CDS encoding glycosyltransferase family 39 protein: MNSKKSNYPGLQVDQSNFFSKDLGLMSFFVVLKLILPFFLVNSIYELHRDEFLHLDQANHLAWGFQSVPPVTSIFALLIKFLGGCEVVVRLVSAAIGATTLIFTWKIVEELKGDLYAKVLSAVALICCAIGRLDLLFQPNAFDILSWTAIYFFLIKYFNTKSNRFLYLTAVALGIGFLNKYSISFLIVGLIPGLLVSNQRLIFKNKHLYFAGLVALLIMLPNLLWQYYNDFPVVWHMKELAKTQLDKIDRIDFLKEQLLYFICVIFIVSAGIITLIFHKTFKNYRWIIIGFFISLAFFTWFRAKAYYAAGLYPVIIAAGCVYFDFALTIGWKKYLKILLIILPIGLFSLTLKFAYPILSPQQIIERHEKFSNIGLLRWEDGKQHDLPQDFADMQGWKEIATLTDIAYEGVKDKSAVLVRADNYGEAGAINYYSRFKNINAVAYNADYLNWFKLDKPIKHLILIREFGEEDPQRKKEQPYFRKITKIGEVKAPYAREKGTSVFLLEDANIDINSRIKSEIKEAKHDN, from the coding sequence ATGAATAGTAAGAAATCAAATTATCCTGGTTTGCAGGTTGATCAATCAAATTTCTTTTCTAAAGATTTAGGACTAATGAGTTTCTTTGTGGTTTTGAAACTCATTTTACCGTTCTTTTTAGTAAACTCGATTTATGAATTACACCGGGATGAGTTTCTACATTTAGACCAGGCAAATCACTTAGCTTGGGGATTTCAATCTGTTCCGCCGGTAACCTCTATTTTTGCTTTGTTAATTAAATTTTTAGGCGGATGTGAAGTCGTAGTCCGTTTAGTTTCAGCAGCCATTGGAGCAACAACTTTAATTTTTACATGGAAGATTGTAGAAGAACTTAAAGGTGATTTGTATGCCAAAGTTTTATCAGCAGTTGCTTTAATTTGTTGTGCAATTGGGCGTTTGGATTTACTTTTTCAGCCAAATGCCTTTGATATATTAAGCTGGACGGCTATTTATTTTTTCCTAATTAAATATTTTAATACAAAATCAAATAGGTTTCTGTATTTAACAGCCGTTGCTTTAGGCATTGGTTTCTTAAATAAATATAGCATTTCGTTTTTGATTGTTGGTTTAATCCCCGGTTTATTAGTTTCAAATCAGCGGCTTATCTTTAAAAATAAGCATTTGTACTTTGCCGGTTTGGTCGCGTTATTAATTATGTTACCTAATTTATTGTGGCAATATTACAATGATTTCCCAGTGGTTTGGCATATGAAAGAGTTAGCCAAAACGCAACTGGATAAGATCGATAGAATTGATTTTCTAAAAGAACAGTTACTGTATTTCATCTGCGTAATTTTTATTGTTTCAGCTGGAATAATAACTTTAATTTTTCATAAAACTTTTAAAAATTATCGTTGGATAATTATTGGCTTTTTTATCTCATTGGCATTTTTTACCTGGTTTAGGGCTAAAGCATATTATGCAGCTGGCTTATATCCTGTAATCATTGCTGCAGGTTGTGTTTATTTCGACTTTGCCCTAACGATAGGCTGGAAAAAATATCTGAAGATTTTACTCATAATTCTTCCCATTGGATTATTTAGTTTAACCCTAAAATTTGCGTATCCGATATTAAGTCCGCAACAAATTATTGAACGGCATGAAAAGTTTTCAAACATTGGTTTATTACGGTGGGAAGACGGCAAACAACACGATTTACCACAAGATTTTGCAGATATGCAAGGTTGGAAAGAAATTGCCACACTAACGGATATCGCTTATGAAGGGGTTAAAGATAAATCAGCTGTACTTGTTCGGGCTGATAATTATGGAGAAGCTGGAGCTATAAATTATTACTCAAGATTTAAAAATATAAATGCAGTTGCCTATAATGCCGATTATTTAAACTGGTTTAAATTGGATAAACCCATAAAGCATTTAATCTTAATTAGGGAATTTGGTGAAGAAGATCCGCAGCGGAAAAAAGAACAGCCGTATTTTAGAAAAATTACAAAAATTGGTGAAGTTAAAGCACCTTATGCTCGTGAAAAAGGAACAAGTGTCTTTTTATTGGAAGATGCTAATATTGATATCAACAGTAGGATAAAATCAGAAATTAAAGAAGCAAAACATGACAATTGA
- the dtd gene encoding D-aminoacyl-tRNA deacylase: MRAVLQRVSEASCTVDGKITGQIKQGFLVLLGIEDADTMEDLNWLAQKISGMRVFSDENEMMNKALADVNGDILLISQFTLFAATKKGNRPGFTKAAKPDIAIPLYEMMIEKLSALLEKKVETGIFGADMKIALINDGPVTIIIDTKNKE; the protein is encoded by the coding sequence ATGCGAGCAGTTTTACAAAGAGTTTCAGAGGCTAGTTGCACCGTTGATGGCAAAATTACAGGCCAAATTAAACAAGGTTTTTTAGTGCTTTTGGGGATAGAAGATGCCGACACAATGGAGGATTTAAATTGGCTCGCTCAAAAAATTTCGGGGATGCGAGTTTTTAGTGATGAAAATGAAATGATGAATAAGGCGCTTGCAGATGTAAATGGCGATATCTTATTAATTAGTCAGTTTACATTATTTGCCGCAACGAAGAAAGGCAATCGGCCAGGATTTACAAAAGCTGCAAAGCCCGATATTGCAATCCCTTTATATGAAATGATGATTGAAAAATTATCAGCATTGCTAGAGAAAAAGGTGGAAACCGGAATTTTTGGAGCTGATATGAAAATTGCTCTAATAAATGATGGTCCTGTTACCATTATCATTGATACCAAAAACAAAGAATAA
- a CDS encoding DUF1501 domain-containing protein, producing MKRRDFLTKAMPAGVLIPSLIGGFSLKAFGASSLLSAITAANTETDHVLVIIQLNGGNDGLNMILPLDQYDNLTLARPNIILPKNKIITLSGYNTGIHPSMSGLANLYDAGKVQVIQSVGYPQPNFSHFRATDIWLSASESDQVVNSGWAGRYLAEEYTNFPIGYPNTVMPDPLAIQIGSFISPAFQGPAVNMGMAISDPVNFYNLINGIQSPAPNTNAGKELTYVRQVAQQTQQYSSVIKTAAGKVTKQGVYPTNNSLADQLKVVARLVAGGLKTRLYMVNIGSFDTHAAQVITGSTETGAHAVLLQKVSDAIKAFMDDLKTLGASKRVAGMTFSEFGRRIKSNASNGTDHGAAAPLIVFGDAIQGGVLGKNPTISATTSVNDNIPMQYDFRSVYATLLEKWFCVDKTTLSNVMLKDFQSLPIIQASTNCMSTSLAQANHLSGESLITNYPNPFTSTTTIKYYSKGGHVLIQIFNTMGRLMATVVDAVKEQGNYSINFENQNYGPGVYYARLQNDELQQVRNMLIVS from the coding sequence ATGAAAAGGCGAGATTTTTTAACCAAAGCCATGCCTGCAGGCGTGTTAATTCCATCATTAATTGGCGGCTTTTCATTAAAGGCTTTTGGAGCTTCAAGTTTGTTATCTGCCATCACCGCTGCGAATACAGAAACCGATCATGTTTTGGTTATTATCCAATTAAATGGCGGTAACGATGGTTTAAATATGATTCTTCCTTTGGATCAATATGATAATTTAACGCTTGCTCGACCGAATATTATCCTTCCAAAAAATAAAATCATCACGCTCAGTGGTTATAATACGGGCATTCATCCATCTATGTCTGGCTTGGCAAATTTATATGATGCCGGAAAGGTCCAGGTTATACAATCTGTTGGTTATCCACAACCAAATTTCAGTCATTTTAGGGCAACAGATATTTGGCTTTCTGCCTCAGAATCTGATCAAGTTGTAAATAGCGGTTGGGCAGGGCGATATTTAGCTGAAGAATATACCAACTTCCCGATAGGCTATCCAAATACGGTTATGCCAGATCCGTTGGCTATTCAAATAGGTTCATTTATTTCACCCGCATTCCAAGGGCCAGCTGTAAATATGGGAATGGCGATTTCAGATCCGGTAAATTTTTACAACTTAATTAACGGAATACAATCTCCTGCTCCGAATACCAATGCGGGCAAGGAATTAACCTATGTAAGGCAGGTTGCACAACAAACGCAACAATATTCATCCGTTATTAAAACAGCTGCGGGTAAAGTAACTAAACAAGGTGTTTATCCTACAAATAATTCCTTAGCAGATCAATTAAAAGTAGTAGCAAGATTAGTTGCTGGTGGGTTAAAAACCAGGCTGTATATGGTAAATATCGGCTCTTTTGACACCCATGCGGCTCAGGTAATTACGGGTTCTACGGAAACAGGAGCACATGCTGTCTTACTTCAGAAAGTAAGCGATGCCATTAAGGCTTTTATGGATGATTTGAAAACTTTAGGTGCGTCAAAAAGAGTAGCTGGAATGACTTTCTCAGAATTCGGTCGGCGGATAAAATCGAACGCCAGTAACGGGACCGATCACGGTGCAGCAGCACCACTTATTGTTTTTGGTGATGCCATTCAGGGTGGTGTTTTAGGCAAAAATCCTACCATTAGTGCAACAACATCGGTTAATGATAATATTCCAATGCAATATGATTTTAGATCTGTTTATGCTACGTTACTGGAAAAATGGTTTTGTGTAGATAAAACAACGCTTTCGAACGTAATGCTTAAAGATTTTCAATCTCTTCCAATTATTCAGGCAAGTACCAATTGCATGTCTACAAGTTTGGCTCAGGCCAATCATTTAAGTGGCGAATCATTAATTACAAATTACCCAAATCCTTTTACAAGCACTACAACCATTAAATATTATTCAAAAGGCGGTCACGTTTTAATTCAGATCTTTAATACCATGGGGCGGTTAATGGCGACTGTTGTTGATGCTGTTAAAGAACAAGGGAATTATAGTATCAATTTCGAAAATCAAAATTATGGGCCTGGCGTATATTATGCCCGTTTGCAAAATGATGAGTTGCAACAGGTGCGCAACATGCTTATCGTATCTTAG